One Cuculus canorus isolate bCucCan1 chromosome 1, bCucCan1.pri, whole genome shotgun sequence DNA segment encodes these proteins:
- the FLNC gene encoding filamin-C isoform X2 — protein sequence MNSNYEVQTTEEPEELPATEKDLAEDAPWKKIQQNTFTRWCNEHLKCVHKRIGDLQRDLSDGLRLIALLEVLSQKKMGRKYHPRPNFRQMKLENVSVALEFLEREHIKLVSIDSKAIVDGNLKLILGLIWTLILHYSISMPIWEEEEEDEARRQTPKQRLLGWIQNKVPQLPITNFHRDWRDGKALGALVDNCAPGLCPDWENWDPAQPVQNAREAMQQADDWLGVPQVIAPEEIVDPNVDEHSVMTYLSQFPKAKLKPGAPLRARQPQPTRARAYGPGIEPHGNVVLRPAQFTVETLEAGVGEVLVYVEDPEGHTEEAKVVPNNDKKRTYSVTYVPKVGGLHKVTVLFAGQNIDKSPFGVNVAMALGDASKVTARGPGLEPVGNVANKPTYFDIYTAGAGPGDVGVVIVDPQGRQDTVEVMLEDKGDNIFRCTYRPVLQGPHTICVTYAGTQIPKSPFTVNVAEACAPSVCRASGRGLQPKGVRVHEVADFKVFTKGAGTGELRVSVRGPAGTEEPVSVRDMGDGVYECEYSPGVPGKYVVAITWGGHAIPRSPFEVQVAPAPGSQKVRAWGPGLEGGVVGRSADFVVEAIGTEVGTLGFSIEGPSQARIECDDRGDGSCDVRYWPTEPGAYAVHVVCDDEDIKDSPFIANILPAPNDCWPEKVKAFGPGLEPTGCIVEHPAEFTIDTRGAGKGPLKLYAQDAEGFPIDIKVKDNGDGTYSCVYVPTKAIKHTIIITWGGVNTPRSPFRVNVGEGSHPGRVKVYGPGVEKTGLKANEPTYFTVDCSEAGQGDVSIGIKCAPGVVGPLEADIDFDIIKNDNDTFTVKYTPPGAGLYTIMVLFANQEIPSSPFRISVEPDHDASKVKAEGPGLSRTGVEVGQPTHFTVQTRGAGKAPLRVQFGGAGPGPAVRDFEVIDNHDYSYTVKYTPLQQGPLSVAVTYGGDPIPKSPFPVTVAPPLQLGKVLVQGLSNKAEVGQVQEFGVQTQGAGGQGRVGVQITGPSRRPVPCRVGTAPPGAPHPVSWTPPEEGPYRLDVTYDGHPVPGSPFTVEAALPPDPTKVRAFGPGLQGGRVGVPAPFTIATKGAGAGGLGLTVEGPCEAKIECQDNGDGSCAVSYLPTEPGDYAINILFADRHIPGSPFKAKVTPVFDPTKVTASGPGLERGKAGEVATFMVDCSQAGEAELTIEISSEAGVKAEVLIQNNRDGTYAITYTPACPGAYTITIKYGGHPVPKFPVRVTVDPAVDTSGVKVYGQGVEPRGVLREVGTEFMVDTRALSRTGGPHVGVRVLNPSGGTTDTRITDRGDGTYRVQYTPFEEGMHQVEVTYDDVPVPNSPFRVAVAEGCDPSRVRAHGPGLEGGLVGKANRFTVETRGAGTGGLGLAIEGPSEAKMSCKDNKDGSCTVEYIPFTPGDYDVNITFGGHPIPGSPFRVPVKDMVDPSKVKCSGPGLGPTVRARVPQTFTVDASAAGLAPLEVTLLGPSGLAEPVEVRDNGDGTHKVNYTPATDGPYTLAVKYADQEVPRSPFKLKVVPGHDASKVRASGPGLSASGIPASLPVEFTIDAREAGEGLLTVQILDPEGRPTETVLRDHGDGTFAVAYVPAVPGRYTSTIKYGGDEIPCSPFRCLAVPSGDASKCLVTGACLGPTIQIGEETVITVDAKAAGQGKVTCKVSTPDGAELDVDVVENHDGTFDIYYTAPEPGKYVITIRFGGEHVPNSPFHVLATDEPPATAENLRPFNLVIPFTVQKGEITGEVRMPSGKTARPNITDNKDGTVTVRYAPTEKGLHEMDIRYDGNHIPGSPLQFYVDAINPRHVSAYGPGLSHGMVNKPCTFTIVTKDAGEGGLSLAVEGPSKAEITCQDNKDGTCTVSYLPTAPGDYNIIVRFDDKHIPGSPFTAKITGDDSMRTSQLNVGTSTDVSLKITETDLSLLTASIRAPSGNEEPCLLKRLPNRHIGISFTPKEVGEHVVSVKKSGQHVTNSPFKILVGQSEIGDASRVKVWGKGLVEGHTFEVSEFIVDTRSAGYGGLGLSIEGPSKVDINCEDVEDGTCKVTYCPTEPGNYIINIKFADKHVPGSPFTVKVTGEGRMKESITRRRQAPSIATIGSTCDLNLKIPGNWFQMVSAQERLTRTFTRSSHTYTRTERTEISKTRGGETTREVRVEESTRVGGDPFPSVFGGFLAREGLGSFGSIARAQEGEASAQELSAQVLSPSGQRFEAEVVAGGAGAYSVRFVPQEMGPHTVSVKYRGQHVPGSPFQFTVGPLGEGGAHKVRAGGTGLQRAVAGIPAEFSIWTREAGAGGLSIAVEGPSKAEIGFEDHKDGSCGVSYLVQEPGDYEVSIKFNDEHIPDSPFIVPVASHSDDARRLTVTSLQETVMVNQPASFAVQLNGARGVIDAKVHTPAGTVEECYVSELDSDKYSIGFLPRENGVHSIDLRFNGRHVPGSPFNIRVGEQSQAGDPGLVTAYGPGLEGGLTGVCSEFLVKTANAGAGALAVTIDGPSKVKLDCVECAEGHRVTYTPMAPGNYLISIKYGGPHHIVGSPFKAKVTGPRLSGGHSLHETSTVLVETVTRGTSASSASGASRGTPAFGGLPKFSSDAGKVVARGPGLSTAFLGQKNHFTVDCSKAGTNMLMVGVHGPKTPCEEVYVKHVGNRIYNVTYTVKEKGDYVLILRWGDDNVPGSPFRVTVP from the exons ATGAACTCCAACTATGAGGTGCAGACAACCGAGGAGCCGGAGGAGCTACCGGCCACCGAGAAGGACCTTGCAGAGGATGCTCCCTGGAAGAAGATCCAGCAGAACACCTTCACCCGCTGGTGCAACGAGCACCTCAAGTGCGTGCACAAGCGGATCGGGGACCTACAGCGGGACCTGAGCGATGGGCTGCGCCTCATCGCCCTCCTGGAGGTTCTCAGCCAGAAGAAGATGGGACGCAAGTACCACCCGCGCCCCAACTTCCGACAGATGAAGCTGGAAAACGTCTCCGTGGCCTTGGAGTTCCTGGAGAGGGAGCACATCAAGCTGGTGTCCATCG ACAGCAAGGCGATTGTGGATGGGAACCTGAAGCTGATCCTGGGGCTGATCTGGACGCTGATCCTGCACTACTCCATCTCCATGCCTatctgggaggaggaggaggaggatgaggcgCGGCGGCAGACGCCAAAGCAACGCCTGCTAGGCTGGATCCAGAACAAGGTCCCCCAGCTGCCCATCACCAACTTCCACCGTGACTGGCGTGATGGGAAGGCATTGGGAGCACTGGTGGACAACTGTGCCCCAG GTTTGTGCCCGGACTGGGAGAATTGGGACCCTGCGCAGCCGGTGCAGAACGCGCGTGAGGCCATGCAGCAGGCGGATGACTGGCTTGGTGTCCCCCAG GTGATCGCTCCTGAGGAGATTGTGGACCCCAACGTGGACGAGCATTCGGTGATGACATACCTGTCCCAGTTCCCCAAGGCCAAGCTCAAGCCAGGGGCCCCCCTGCGCGCCCGACAGCCCCAGCCCACGCGTGCCCGAGCATATGGGCCCG GCATTGAGCCCCATGGGAACGTGGTGCTGAGGCCAGCGCAGTTCACTGTGGAGACCCTGGAGGCAGGGGTAGGCGAGGTCCTGGTCTACGTGGAGGACCCTGAAGGCCACACTGAGGAG GCCAAGGTGGTCCCCAACAATGACAAGAAGAGGACATACAGTGTCACTTATGTCCCTAAGGTTGGGGGGCTCCACAAG GTGACAGTGCTTTTTGCGGGGCAGAACATTGACAAGAGCCCCTTTGGGGTCAATGTGGCCATGGCCCTGGGCGACGCCAGCAAAGTGACAGCTCGTGGGCCTGGCCTGGAGCCTGTGGGCAATGTGGCCAACAAACCCACCTACTTCGACATCTACACCGCAG GGGCTGGCCCGGGCGATGTAGGGGTGGTGATCGTGGACCCCCAGGGCCGTCAGGACACGGtggaggtgatgctggaggaCAAAGGAGACAACATCTTCCGCTGCACCTATCGGCCCGTGCTGCAGGGGCCACACACCATCTGTGTCACCTATGCTGGTACCCAGATCCCCAAGAGCCCTTTCACTGTCAACGTGGCTGAAG CGTGTGCACCGTCGGTGTGCCGGGCCTCGGGCCGGGGGCTGCAGCCCAAGGGCGTGCGGGTGCACGAGGTGGCAGACTTCAAGGTGTTCACCAAGGGCGCTGGCACCGGGGAACTGCGCGTCAGCGTCAGGGGGCCTG CGGGCACAGAGGAGCCGGTGTCTGTGCGTGACATGGGAGACGGGGTCTATGAGTGCGAGTACAGCCCGGGTGTCCCGGGCAAGTATGTGGTGGCCATCACGTGGGGTGGCCATGCCATCCCCCGCAG cccatTTGAGGTGCAGGTGGCACCAGCGCCGGGCAGCCAGAAGGTGCGGGCATGGGGGCCAGGGCTGGAGGGCGGCGTTGTCGGGCGCTCAGCTGACTTTGTGGTGGAGGCCATTGGCACCGAAGTGGGGACCCTGG GATTCTCCATCGAAGGCCCCTCGCAGGCCCGCATTGAGTGCGATGACCGTGGGGATGGCTCTTGTGACGTGCGGTACTGGCCCACCGAACCAGGCGCCTATGCTGTCCACGTGGTTTGTGATGATGAGGACATCAAGGACAGCCCATTCATCGCCAACATCCTGCCGGCCCCCAATGACTGCTGGCCTGAGAAG GTGAAGGCCTTTGGGCCAGGGCTGGAGCCCACTGGCTGCATTGTGGAGCACCCAGCCGAGTTCACCATCGACACCCGTGGTGCCGGGAAAGGCCCCCTCAAGCTCTATGCACAG GATGCCGAGGGCTTCCCCATCGACATCAAGGTGAAGGACAATGGGGACGGCACCTACAGCTGCGTCTACGTGCCCACCAAAGCCATCAAGCACACCATCATCATCACCTGGGGGGGTGTTAACACCCCCCGCAGCCCATTCCGT GTGAACGTGGGTGAGGGCAGCCACCCTGGCAGGGTGAAGGTCTATGGGCCAGGCGTGGAGAAGACAGGGCTGAAGGCCAACGAGCCCACCTACTTCACCGTCGACTGCAGCGAGGCCGGGCAGG GTGATGTCAGCATTGGGATCAAGTGTGCTCCTGGTGTGGTGGGGCCGCTGGAGGCCGACATTGACTTTGACATCATCAAAAATGACAACGACACCTTCACGGTGAAGTACACACCACCGGGCGCTGGGCTTTACACCATCATGGTCCTCTTCGCCAACCAG gagATCCCCAGCAGCCCCTTCCGCATCTCAGTGGAGCCGGACCACGACGCCAGCAAGGTCaaggctgagggacctgggctgAGCCGCACTG GGGTGGAGGTGGGGCAGCCCACGCACTTCACAGTGCAGACACGGGGCGCGGGCAAGGCCCCCCTGCGGGTGCAGTTTGGGGGCGCAGGGCCTGGCCCCGCTGTGCGCGACTTCGAGGTCATCGACAACCACGATTACTCCTACACTGTCAAGTACACCCCCCTGCAGCAG GGCCCCCTCTCCGTTGCTGTCACCTATGGGGGGGACCCCATCCCCAAGAGCCCCTTCCCTGTCACCGTGGCCCCTCCCCTGCAGCTTGGCAAGGTCCTGGTGCAGGGGCTCAGCAACA AGGCAGAGGTGGGGCAGGTGCAGGAGTTCGGGGTGCAGACACAGGGCGCGGGAGGCCAGGGCCGTGTGGGGGTGCAGATCACAGGCCCCTCGCGCCGCCCTGTGCCCTGCAGGGTGGGCACGGCCCCCCCTGGTGCCCCCCACCCCGTGTCCTGGACCCCCCCTGAGGAAGGGCCCTACCGCCTCGACGTCACCTACGATGGCCACCCAGTCCCCGGAAGCCCTTTCACCGTCGAAGCAGCGCTGCCCCCCGACCCCACAAAG GTTCGTGCCTTTGGGCCAGGGCTACAGGGGGGCCGTGTGGGGGTCCCAGCACCGTTCACCATTGCCACAAAGGGCGCGGGCGCCGGGGGGCTGGGACTGACGGTGGAGGGTCCATGTGAGGCCAAGATCGAATGCCAGGACAACGGTGACGGCTCCTGCGCCGTCTCCTACCTCCCCACCGAGCCTGGCGACTATGCCATCAACATCCTCTTCGCTGACCGCCACATCCCCGGCAGCCCCTTCAAGGCCAAGGTCACCCCTGTCTTCGACCCCACTAAGGTGACAGCTAGCGGGCCCGGGCTGGAGCGCGGCAAAGCCGGTGAGGTGGCCACCTTCATGGTGGACTGCTCGCAAGCGGGCGAGGCTGAGCTCACCATCGAGATCAGCTCAGAGGCAGGTGTCAAGGCCGAGGTGCTCATCCAGAACAACCGCGACGGCACCTACGCCATCACCTACACCCCCGCCTGCCCTGGTGCCTATACCATCACCATAAAGTATGGTGgccaccctgtccccaagtTCCCCGTCCGCGTCACTGTTGATCCTGCGGTTGACACCAGCGGCGTCAAGGTCTATGGCCAAGGCGTGGAGCCGCGAG GGGTGCTGCGTGAGGTGGGCACGGAGTTCATGGTGGACACGCGGGCGCTGTCCCGGACCGGGGGCCCCCACGTGGGGGTGCGGGTGCTGAACCCCTCAGGTGGCACCACTGACACTCGTATCACCGACCGTGGCGATGGCACCTACCGCGTGCAGTACACGCCCTTCGAGGAGG GCATGCACCAGGTAGAGGTGACCTATGACGACGTGCCAGTCCCCAACAGCCCCTTCCGTGTGGCAGTGGCCGAGGGCTGTGACCCCAGTCGTGTGCGGGCACATGGGCCTGGCCTGGAAGGTGGGCTAGTCGGCAAGGCCAACCGCTTCACCGTGGAGACCAG GGGCGCGGGCACTGGGGGGCTGGGCTTGGCCATCGAGGGCCCCTCCGAGGCCAAGATGTCCTGCAAGGACAACAAGGATGGAAGCTGCACAGTGGAGTACATCCCCTTCACTCCTGGGGACTACGATGTCAACATCACCTTCGGTGgccaccccatccctg GGAGCCCCTTTCGGGTGCCAGTGAAGGACATGGTGGACCCCAGCAAGGTGAAGTGCTCAGGCCCAGGGCTGGGACCCACCGTCAGGGCCCGGGTGCCCCAGACCTTTACAGTGGATGCCAGCGCTGCGGGGTTGGCGCCCCTTGAGGTCACCCTGCTGGGACCCTCTG GCCTGGCAGAGCCGGTGGAGGTGCGTGACAATGGTGACGGCACCCACAAGGTTAACTATACTCCGGCCACTGATGGGCCCTACACCCTGGCCGTCAAATACGCTGACCAGGAGGTGCCGCGCAG ccccttcaagTTGAAGGTGGTGCCAGGCCATGATGCCAGCAAGGTGCGGGCGAGTGGGCCAGGGCTGAGCGCCAGCGGCATCCCCGCCAGCCTGCCCGTCGAGTTCACCATCGATGCCCgtgaagctggagaggggctcctCACCGTCCAGATCCTG GACCCTGAGGGGCGCCCCACGGAGACGGTGCTGCGAGACCATGGGGACGGCACCTTCGCTGTGGCCTACGTGCCGGCTGTGCCAGGGCGCTATACCAGCACCATCAAGTATGGCGGCGACGAGATTCCCTGCTCGCCCTTCCGCTGCCTTGCAGTGCCCTCCGGCGATGCCAGCAAGTGCCTCGTCACAG GCGCCTGCTTGGGCCCCACCATCCAGATTGGGGAAGAGACAGTGATCACAGTGGATGCCAAGGCCGCTGGGCAGGGCAAGGTGACCTGCAAGGTGTCCACACCTGACGGGGCTGAGCTGGACGTGGATGTGGTGGAGAACCACGATGGCACCTTTGACATCTACTACACTGCACCTGAGCCTGGCAAATACGTCATCACCATCCGCTTTGGCGGCGAGCACGTCCCTAACAGCCCCTTCCACGTCCTG GCCACAGACGAGCCCCCTGCCACTGCTGAGAACCTCCGGCCCTTCAACCTGGTCATCCCCTTCACCGTGCAGAAGGGCGAGATCACAG GTGAGGTGCGAATGCCTTCGGGGAAGACAGCGCGACCCAACATCACCGACAACAAGGATGGGACAGTAACGGTGCGCTACGCCCCCACTGAGAAGGGGCTGCATGAGATGGACATCCGCTATGACGGCAACCACATCCCTG ggaGTCCTCTCCAGTTCTACGTGGATGCCATCAACCCCCGGCATGTGAGCGCCTATGGGCCAGGGCTGAGCCACGGCATGGTCAACAAGCCGTGCACCTTCACCATTGTCACCAAGGACGCTGGAGAGG GTGGGCTGTCATTGGCTGTGGAGGGTCCTTCCAAGGCAGAGATCACTTGCCAGGATAACAAGGATGGGACCTGCACAGTGTCCTACCTGCCCACCGCACCCGGGGACTACAACATCATTGTCCGCTTTGATGACAAGCACATCCCAGGCAGCCCCTTCACTGCCAAGATCACCG GGGATGACTCCATGCGGACGTCCCAACTCAACGTGGGCACCTCGACGGATGTCTCGCTGAAGATCACGGAGACTGACCTGAGCCTCCTGACTGCCAGCATCCGTGCACCGTCAGGCAACGAGGAGCCTTGCCTGCTCAAGCGTCTGCCCAACCGCCACATCG GCATCTCCTTCACGCCCAAGGAGGTGGGCGAGCATGTGGTGAGCGTGAAGAAGAGTGGACAGCACGTCACAAACAGCCCCTTCAAGATTCTAGTGGGGCAGTCAGAGATCGGGGATGCCAGCCGGGTGAAGGTGTGGGGCAAGGGGCTGGTGGAAGGGCACACCTTTGAAGTGTCAGAGTTCATCGTGGACACACGCAGTGCTG GCTATGGCGGGCTGGGCCTGTCCATCGAGGGCCCCAGCAAGGTGGACATCAACTGCGAGGATGTGGAGGATGGCACCTGCAAGGTCACCTACTGCCCCACTGAGCCTGGCAACTACATCATCAACATCAAGTTTGCTGACAAACACGTTCCAG GAAGCCCATTCACGGTGAAGGTGACAGGTGAGGGGCGGATGAAGGAGAGCATCACACGCCGGCGCCAGGCACCCTCCATTGCCACCATCGGCAGCACCTGTGACCTCAACCTCAAAATCCCAG GGAACTGGTTCCAGATGGTGTCAGCGCAGGAGCGCCTGACGCGCACATTCACACGGAGCAGCCACACGTACACACGCACTGAGCGCACCGAGATCAGCAAGACGCGGGGTGGAGAGACCACGCGTGAGGTGCGGGTGGAGGAGTCCACGCGTGTCGGCGGGGACCCATTCCCCAGTGTCTTCGGGGGCTTCCTGGCCCGCGAGGGGCTTGGCTCCTTCGGCTCCATCGCCCGCGCCCAGGAGG GCGAGGCATCAGCGCAGGAGCTGTCAGCGCAGGTGCTGAGCCCCTCAGGGCAGCGCTTCGAGGCAGAGGTGGTGGCGGGAGGCGCAGGAGCATACAGCGTGCGCTTTGTGCCCCAGGAGATGGGGCCCCACACCGTCAGCGTTAAATACCGCGGGCAGCACGTGCCAGGCAGCCCCTTCCAGTTCACTGTGGGACCCCTGGGCGAGGGGGGCGCCCACAAGGTGCGGGCAGGGGGCACTGGCCTGCAGCGTGCTGTGGCCGGCATCCCAG CCGAGTTCAGCATCTGGACACGTGAGGCGGGCGCTGGGGGCCTCTCCATCGCGGTCGAGGGGCCCAGCAAGGCCGAGATTGGCTTCGAGGACCACAAGGATGGCTCCTGTGGCGTCTCCTACCTCGTGCAGGAGCCCG GTGACTATGAGGTGTCCATCAAGTTCAATGACGAGCACATCCCTGACAGCCCCTTCATTGTCCCCGTTGCCTCCCACTCCGATGACGCCCGGCGCCTCACAGTCACCAGCCTGCAG GAGACAGTGATGGTGAACCAGCCGGCATCCTTCGCGGTGCAGCTGAATGGGGCACGTGGCGTCATCGATGCCAAGGTGCACACGCCCGCCGGCACCGTCGAGGAGTGCTACGTGTCTGAGCTGGACAGTG ACAAGTACTCAATCGGGTTCCTGCCACGGGAGAATGGTGTCCACTCCATTGACCTGCGCTTCAACGGGCGCCATGTCCCGGGCAGCCCCTTCAACATCCGTGTGGGCGAGCAGAGCCAGGCCGGTGACCCAGGGCTTGTCACTGCCTACGGGCCTGGCCTCGAGGGCGGTCTCACAG GCGTGTGCTCAGAGTTCCTGGTGAAGACGGCCAATGCCGGGGCGGGTGCGCTGGCCGTTACCATCGATGGCCCCTCCAAGGTGAAGCTGGACTGTGTGGAGTGTGCTGAGGGCCACCGTGTCACCTACACCCCCATGGCCCCCGGCAACTACCTCATCTCCATCAAGTACGGCGGCCCCCACCATATCGTTGGCAGCCCCTTCAAGGCCAAGGTCACCG